Sequence from the Ammospiza nelsoni isolate bAmmNel1 chromosome 7, bAmmNel1.pri, whole genome shotgun sequence genome:
CATAGCAGAACTAATGactgctctcaggcacaggtcTTAAGTGCAGCTGAGCCCAGCCAAACTATTCAGCTTTAAATGATAACAGAGTTTTGAAGAATAGTTGTTTTGATCATTGCAGAGACTTTTGTCTGACTGTGGCTACCTGTGATGTGCTGCAACTTTGTCTAAACTGCAAACTAAACACAGTGAAATAATACTGTGAAATAACTTCtgactgcttttctttctgttgttcAAACTCTGTTTCCTGTCTGTTTTcccattaatttctttttttccctctgttttggTTTAtattcctcttttcctcccccTCACCTTCCTTCCCACCCACAGAAAGAGTTTCTATGTGAAAAAATCATGTTGTACTTGCAAGTTCCAGAAGCTTTTGCAAGagaagaaaactgagaaaatcctataattctgtctttaaaaaaaaggacacacaaatattttcattttgagcTCTTACAGTGCATTTTTTGTTCATGGGAAACCTTACTTTCTGTCATCTATTACCTGTTTCTCAGCTCACTAGTGGAAGAACACCATAGTGTGTATTATACCTGCAATATGTTCTATATATTTCTTTCTCTACATTCTTTGCTGTATTAAGGAAATCCAAGATGTTAAATGGGCCTGCAAGTCATCATTTCTTGATACAAAGACATACATGAAAGAGATTAATAAAGCCATGAACTTTTAGTTGCTGGAGAAATTGCTGTCATTTTGTTAACTATAATTTGAGGCAGGGTGGTGGGTGAAATTTTACAGAAGATGTCTTCCTGGcattttaaatgattttttttcccctacataGATGTCTAATGCTCTTCTGATTTTAGATAGATATAATGCATAAAACTTGCTTCACGTAGGGACAGAGCAGTAAAGTACAAAACCTGACCAGAAAAGAACAGCACAATCATACTTCAATAAAACTTTGCATCTGGTCTCCCAGAAATTTATCAGTGAtactgtgctctgtgctgtctgTTAAGAAATGAATGTAAAGAAAACATAAGAGTTATTGAAGATTTAAAGGTCTGTTTTGAATTGAACATTTCTTGAAATGCCTGTGACCAAATTTCTTCAGGAGTTTTGTGCTTGCAACTGACAGATAAAAGGTGACAGATATGTCAAACTAGGGCAATGTTTTTGGTTTATGGCCAAAAACATGAAAGAATTGCAGTTCACTATTTACAATGCAGTAAAACATTTCTCCTTTGaccatttaatttcttttcttccccagaaaGCCACTCTGCAACATGACATTTGAAGATTTTGAGAACTACTCTTACTTCTACGATCTGTCTGAGGAAGATGAGTCACCCCAGTCCTCCCTCAGCATTGCCCatattatttcccttttcttttacagTGTGGCATTTCTGCTGGGAGTGCCAGGTAATGCCATTGTCATCTGGTTTATGGGCTTTAAATGGGATAAATCTGTTTCCACACTCTGGTTCCTGAATCTGGCCATTGCAGATTTCATTTTTGTTCTCTTCCTGCCCCTCTATATTACATATGTGGCAATGGGCTTCCACTGGCCTTTTGGGAAGTGGCTCTGCAAAATGAACTCATTCATTGCACTGCTTAATATGTTTGCCAGTGTTTTCTTCCTGACATTCATCAGCCTCGACCGCTACATCCGCCTTGTCCACCCCGTCTTTTCCTACAAGTACAGGACTGTGAAGAACACCCTCCTTCTCAGTGGGGTCATTTGGATGTCAGCTGCAATTATTGGTGGCCCTGCCTTGTACTTTAGAGACACAGCTACAGTTCTCAACAATGTCACCATTTGCTACAACAACTTCCATGTGCATGACAGAGAACTTATTTTGCTGACACATCACATCCTCATTTGGGTGAGGCTTGCATTTGGTTACCTCTTTCCTTTAGTGACCATGGTCATTTGCTACTCGCTGCTGATTGTCAAAGTGAAGAGGAGAACTGTACTGACTTCCAGCAGGCTTTTCTGGACCATCACTGCTGTAGTTGTAGCTTTTTTTGTCTGCTGGACACCGTATCATATATTCAGCATTGTGGAGCTGTCTGCTCACCACGATGAAAACCTGCACGACTTACTGCAGGATGGCATTCCCCTCTCCACCGGCCTTGGTTTCATCAACAGCTGCCTCAACCCAATCCTGTACGTTCTGATCAGCAAGAAGTTCCAGGCGCAGGTGAGGAGCACGGTGTCGGAGGTGCTGAAGCTGGCCCTGTGGGAGGTGAGCCGCTCGGGCACCGTCAGcgagcagctctggagctcgGACAACGCGCCCGCACGCTGCTGTGAGACTGCCCAGTGACTGCTcgtgccagcagctctccccagAGGAGCTGACAGGAGATTTGGAGGTGTTCTTGGCTTCACATCTGCCAGTCAGGTGTGCATCTTTGCATAGACAGTTTTCTGTAAACAGCTGGCTTCGTTGCACTTGCTGCTTTAATGGAAAGGTTTTTAAGGGACGCGTGATTTGGATGTGTGCCCTTGCAATGCACATACAGCCTGAACTGAAAGTTATCAGCGTAGGTGGAATTACTCTAACTGGGCTTTTGCTGAGGAATGTTGTTGTGATCCTGTTGGTTTGCTGTGGCTCCATACCTCACTGATATCAAAAGAGcacataataaaaatattcctccTTGCCATTGCTGATACAACTCTTGGTTGAGGCACTCTCATCCAAGAGGCTGTGGCTGTACATCACTGGGTCATGAGTCTCCTCACTGCCTACTACTGCCCCAAGGAGGAATCCCCTGGCTACATCCCACCTAAATGAAGCTATCAGTggctccagcctgcagctggagaagaaTCCCAAGATGGAAGACACTTAATAGCTGCCTTCTAttgtcaaaaaagaaaaatatggaaataaaaccTGTCTTCTCACACTGCTCTTTATTTTACACTCAAAACTAAGACAGGAGACCCTGTGTTTTGTGGTCACTTACTGTATTTTTAGCACTAGCTGGGTACAAAATACTGAGCAGATGTTTCATATAGGTATTAGGCTCATTCAAAATGTGCAAAGAAtcagtgaaaatatttcttacagTTTATGTGCCACACCTCTCTTTCTGTGTTTAAAAGTTTAATCCTAGAGAGGTTTACAACTATTGATTGCTCTTTATTCCTCTTTCAAACAAAGGTAAAGAAATAATATAACATTTTGTTTGCCTCAATGTCAAGCTTAACAAATGAGTGAAGTCGTTAGTATTCTGTTACAAGTCTGTCGTCAAATTCGggctttttttccaaattagaGGCAAGACAGTTTATCCAGGAAATGGAGTCCACTCCCATAAGAAAGATGAAGTAGTCCCAGTTATGCTGTATTCTGTTACAACTTGTTGCTTGCTGCAGAATCATGCATGCACCAATGCAAATATATAAATGCTATGTGGAGTGAACCAATTTCTGATGGAATACCACTTAATTAAAAAGTTGAATGTGGGACAAAACTCTACTGCAAGTAAAAGCATAGAGCTTTGGGTAAATTTGAATTGTTTTTTCCTAGCTATTGGCCTAGGCATATCGAATAAAACTGCCTTTCAGATAATTTACCTAGTTTATATGGCCTGCCAACACAGTAGCATTTATGCTATAATCGAGGCCTTATATGTAAATAGATTTGcttttgtataaaatatatatatatatgcatgagCACATCCAATATTGGTAGCTGCACAAATAGAAACAGCCTGACTGTGGTCTGTAACTATTTCTCTGGGCTCTGGTTTCAGAGTCTGAGAGTCAGGCAGGATCAGTGATATTTCAGTGTATTTCCCTTTGGGCTGAAAAGCTGGTAAGCAGTATTCTTCCTTTGAGTCATTTGCTGCCTGGTACATAGTTCCTCATCATAATATTTTGGCACCGTGCTGTTGTATGTGCCTAAATCAAacattttgcagtttttcttcACATGTTCCCTGACATCTTTCTAAGAATGATGTACTCTCCTGGCTGTATTCCAAGTGAAGCaataaaattttcttgtttccaaAGAGCATGTTCATTTGCTTTTCTTAGCAGCAATGTGTGGTGACTGGCTTTTCTTATaacagctccttcccaaagATTTTGGAAGGTGAAATCAAGCCCTGGCCCTTTCTGCTATGGGATTTAAGGTTCATGTCAGGTTTCTTcagctgtgtgcacacacatgtTCCtatgcacagcacagagactgattttcAAATGGGGGAGCATATATGTCCCATCTTCCATAAAGGATCAGAAAGTGTGGCCTGAAGCAGACAGGAGGATAGAactgaaaaaaagccaaaattagCCTTGATCTATGGCATTAGGTGGATTAACAATTGTGCAGTGTAACTGCTACTGTT
This genomic interval carries:
- the CMKLR2 gene encoding chemerin-like receptor 2, coding for MTFEDFENYSYFYDLSEEDESPQSSLSIAHIISLFFYSVAFLLGVPGNAIVIWFMGFKWDKSVSTLWFLNLAIADFIFVLFLPLYITYVAMGFHWPFGKWLCKMNSFIALLNMFASVFFLTFISLDRYIRLVHPVFSYKYRTVKNTLLLSGVIWMSAAIIGGPALYFRDTATVLNNVTICYNNFHVHDRELILLTHHILIWVRLAFGYLFPLVTMVICYSLLIVKVKRRTVLTSSRLFWTITAVVVAFFVCWTPYHIFSIVELSAHHDENLHDLLQDGIPLSTGLGFINSCLNPILYVLISKKFQAQVRSTVSEVLKLALWEVSRSGTVSEQLWSSDNAPARCCETAQ